The sequence below is a genomic window from Aureispira sp. CCB-E.
AAAACCCGTCAAAGGCAGTGAATTGATGGCAGCGGTTCAAAAAGTAGAACAAAAACGATCCGAACAACAACGCTATCAATATATCGACACCCTTCTTTCTAATCTTCAAGACGAAAAAGAGAGCATACAAAAGCTAACCATTAGCACCGCTGATAGCCTCTATATTCTCAATGTGGATGATATTATTTATTGTGAATCGGACAAAGGATATACTACTTTTTATACGACAGACAAACAAAAAATTATTGTCTCTAAAATTATAAGAGAATACGAAGAAATATTGCCTAAGAAAAACTTCATGCGAGTACATCAGTCTTTTTTGGTCAACCTAAATCATGTTCAACGATACGACAAAAAAGACAAAAATGCTCTAATAACGACACTGAATTACCAAGTTCCAGTTTCTCATAGATTAAAAGCTAAAGTCCTCGGCTATTTCGATAATATTGGCAATTGATTGTAGTAGTAAGCCTCAAAAACAGCAGGCTGTAAAAATAACAACGAACTACTATTACAAAGTACTGAGTACAAATTAAGGTCATCTCTTTTAGGATGACTTTCTTTTTTTAAGTATCTTGATTTTGAGGGACAAAAGTCCCTACAATCTTTTTTTCTCTATCTTTCTTATTGATGCTCTCTAATTAGAACAATCGAACCAAAACAAAATCAATCATGTCTATAAAATCGAACCACATTTATCTCTATATTTTTCTTATCACAGCACTTGTAGGTTGTCGAGGATGCAGCTGTAGTCCACCCAAAACTTTTGTCTTAGAAAAACTGACCAAAGACATTCGATTGGATGCTGATAATGTTGCCACCATTCAAATTGAGCATCTAGAAAAGAAAAAAATGAGTTTTACATTTAAGTTTAAAAAACATGGAGGCAAGGCTTCTTATGCGATGCGCTACAACTTAAAACTAAATGACCGCCCTTACCGAAAAGCTATTTTTGAGCACGATGCAGCCAAAACTGATAGCGTTCAACAATATCAAAATGATCTAAGCTTAGAAATAAGTGAAGACCAACAACATTTGCTTGTCAAACACTTAGGAGAACCTGTTGATGTTTATCATATCTTGCCACTAGGAGCGCCCTTTTCTACTACTTTTAAAAAGGTAGAATTGAAAAAAAATAGTACCGCATTTCAACAAAAAACACTAAAAAGCCCCGAAGATCTTTTAACGGACTATGTTGCAAAAATGGAAACGGAGGCGCAATTTGCCAATAACCCAAGCATTAAGGAAACTCTAGATGCCCAAGAAGGTATTTGTCCCCTCGACAAGAAATTATTAGAATTAGTAGGCAACCCGCTCGCAGATTATTATTTCACCAAAGAAGGACGTATTTCTTATCTTTGTACCCATGACAAAGCTTGGCGGACTAGAGCCATGAAAAAAGTCTATCGTTTTGTAGGAGAAGCAAGCAGATCAAAACATCCCATGCCTCCCCAAACCTTAAAAAATGCTACGGGTGCTGTTAATTTGTTTGTACACGGTTTGGCTGATCTAATGGATAAAAGAGCTGTTGAACGAATGGTCTTGCCACAATACCCTTTGTACCCTTATACCGAAGCAGTGTATAATCTAGAACATCATCGAACACTCCGTCCCAATGAAGCAAGAAGTATTGAAAAAAATTCTAAGAAAATTTTGACAAATCCTGCCTTTCGCAAAGAGTTGCCCGATCCTACCGCTGCTGTAGACGCAGCCATAGAGTTTCTCATCTTGTATCGAGACGATAAGAATACAAAAGCATTTGAAGAAATTATAAAAGCCATTTTCCAGAAAGAAATTCTCTTGTTAGAACTAAAAAACATAGAAGCTGAAATCTTTTTTCCTTACGATAGTCGATTTTCTCAACAAGAGCAAGCTATTATTCTGAATCAGGCTAAAAAAGCAGCTCAACAATTGGGCAAAAAACAAGAAAATTTTCGATTAAAATCTTTCTTAAAACGTTTTGAAAAACAAACCAATACTGCTACTAAAACAGAAAAAAAGATGCCTTCTTAAGTCTGTTTACTAGAACTTAGTATACGATTATGGACATTCTATAGATGAAATCGGACAGCTTTGAATCTAAACGATTCAAAAAGCGCCAATTTTATTGCATTGCATTATATTAAATAAGAAATCATTCTACATTATTTAATTCTATTATCGTATGAATAACCCAATGCAAGTTGTCCATTTTCAAATCAATTTAGGTTCTTCCTTAACATTCAAAGAAGGCTATTTCGAAATTTATGCCATACAAGAACAGAGTACACCCAATACTGAAAAGATTTCAGTAAATACGCCTACTTTTACTGTTACCTTGAATAGCAACTCGGATGTTTACTACTGCCTTATTCTAACCATTACTCAAACTAATGAAGGCAATTATTCAGAACAACACCCCATTCAGTTGCTTTCTGTTTTTAATGGAGCTAGTACCGAAGTTATGCTCAATGAACCATTAACGATTGCAAATGCTTTTTGTTATGCTCAATTTATGCAAGTATCACAAGAGCAAACAATAGCTATTACAGGACTTTCTAGAAGTATTGAAGTAGCGCATTTGATGCGTCTCAACTTTATGGACGATGCAGGAAATTTATCTCCTGTCATCTCTACTTCTCCGAATCATCTGGAAACCAACAGCTATTCTATGTGGAACTCCTTGTCAAATTTATTGTATTATTGCTTGACAGATGCTTCAATTTATCAAGCTTTTTTGAGCGCAACAAGCACTCCTGATTTGCAGGCTACCTCTTTCCTAGGTGGACTTTCTTTTTTAGTCCATCATCCATTTAATAATGTTGATCTTATTTATGACCTAGTCTGTGGAGAAGAACAAGTTTATACCCCCTCATTACCACAAATCCAACCAATTGGCAAACAAACAAAAGCAGTTTCTCAATGGACATTAACTATAAAAGTACACGATTCAGGAGCTAAAAATTTCCTAATTGGAGGACCTGCTTTTGTTGTTTTTGATAAAAATGACAGAGCTTGGATTACCAACAATGTAACCCAAGGCACCCCCAACTCAAGTACTTTTTGCACTGTTTTAGAACCCGATGGTTCTCCCGCTTCTTTTTCGCCACTATTTGGTGGAGGGCTACTAGGTTCTGGCTTTGGAGTTGCTACAGATTTAAACAAGGAAACAATTTACTTTGGTAACTATGGATGGGGACCAACACAGTGCAACCCACAAGAAGGGAGTATTTCGGTCTTTAATTGTGAAGGGAAAGCCATCAGCCCTCCTCAAGGGTATACCAATTCCTTGCATAGAATCCAAGGTTTAAATTTTGATAGCAAGGGAAATCTGTGGATGTGTTCTTGGGGCACTCAAGATCCTTTAGCTCCTTCTGATGCTACCTATTATAACTTTAAATCGCACAATAGTTCCATTGTTGTTTATTTAGGCGGTGACCCAAACAAAGTTGTTTCTTATGACTTTGACGAGATGGCGAGCCCATATAACTTAACATTTTCTGTTACTTTTGACAAAGATGATAATGCCATTGTTAGCAATGCGGGGGCTTACTCTAAAGATGATCCCAGTAAATGTCAAATATCTTCTATTTATAAACTACAACTAAAAGATGGCGTCATTCAGCCTTTAGCGCAATGGACTGCTGCTGATAATCCAGAAACCAATGGCTATGAAATTTTTCGCCAAGCTGCTGTCAATTCCAAGGGAGAAATTTATTTGGCAGCTATAAAATCGAGTCGAATTATTAAGTTTGACAAAGATTTGAACTACCTCAAAGAATTCAAACAAAACATACATTTGCCTTGGGGAATTTTAATTGATCGAAACGATACAATCTGGGTTAGCAATTTTGGCAAAGAAACCTACGCAACAAATGGCAAAGAAGTCCTTGGACCTACTGGAGTTACAATCATTCAAGAAACACCCAATGGTGCCAGCAATCATTTTATGACTTTGCCATCTGGAGGTCATGAAGTCTTATTGAAAAACGGATTTCCGTTATATGGCAACATTTCTGGTGATACTAGTCAACCCTTGCCCTTACCTTGTTACAGCCCTCTTATGCGCTTAACAGCTTCTTCTATTGATCGTTGCGGAAATCTATGGGCTGCTAATAATTGGAAGCCTGCTGCGACTGTAGACATAAAAGAAAATCCTGGAGGCGATGGAATTGTAATTTTTATTGGCGTAGCCCCTCCCACTATTTAGACATAAGACTCTAATTAGTTGTGTCAATTCCAACGCAACTGATTGTTTCCCGTTCGAACAATCATATAATTATCCATAAGGTGCTCAATAGCTTTGAGTACCTTTTCTTTGATGTCCTCAGGAAATGCATCTACTATCGTATGCAAATCGGTGGGCTCTTTTTTGAGCAAGTATTCCAATTTAGTTTTAATTTGATAATACTCATGATGCTTCACATACTGGTCGTGTCTACCCAAGCAAACATCACAATGACCACATTTTGGGGCGCCATTTTCATCAAAATAAGCCAATAAAAGCTGATTTCTACATTGCAAAGTTTCGGCATAGTACAACGTGCTTTCTAAACGTTTTTTTTGACGCTCTTTCAAAAAATGGTAACGCTGTTGATCTATCACAAGCTCTTTTTCAGGTAAGCGTTCTACTAAAAAGGTCAATTGGGGGGCATCTTTTTGGGGTTTGTACTGAATAATTGCGTCTTTGTGCAATTTTTCTAACATAAAAATCAACTCCTTGTGAGGCACTTTTAAGGAGTGTGCCAGCTGCCCTTCTTTGATATTCACATCATGATTAAACGCTCCTTGCGAAGAACGTAAAATAATATGCACTAGTCGTTGCAACTTATTATTTCGAAGCATATAATCATACATCTCTTCTTTCCGAACAATCACCCGCAAGGTCGAAGGGAAAAATACATTTTCTGTCAAATCCAGATACTCTTCCTTCATCAACACTTTAAGCGCATGTAAGGTTTCTATTGGATTTAGATTAAATGTTTTGGCAAAATCTGGAACATCCAAATCAAACGTCTGTCCTAAACCAGCTCCAACCGCCAATTGATAATAAGACCCCAGCGCTTGATAGACCCTTCTAATTTCTTTGACAGAAGGATAAGCCTGTTTGAAATAGCGTTCTTGCTTGATTCGATCCGATTGGTTGTACAATAAAATACCATATGCTCTTTGTTCGTCTCGACCTGCTCGACCAGCTTCTTGAAAATAAGCCTCCAAGCTATCTGGCAACGTCAAATGAATAACAACTCGAACATCTGGCTTATCAATCCCCATTCCAAAGGCATTGGTTGCCACAATAATTCTAGTTTTGTTATTAATCCAATCTTCTTGTACTTTCTCTCTGGTATCTCCATTTCTACCAGCATGATAATATTCTGCCGATATACCATTTTTTTTCAAAAAATAGGCTACTTCCTGCGTTTCTCGTCGATTTTGTACATATACAATTCCTGCGCCTGCTATTCGCTTAAGAATATCCAACATCTTACGGCGCTTATTTTCTTCATAAAGAACAATGTAGGATAAGTTTTCACGCGTAAAACTCTTTTGGAATACTTTAGCTCCTTTGGAAAAGACTAATTTTTCTTGAATATCCTTTACGACAGGTGCTGTTGCCGTAGCCGTCAGCGCAATTAGCGGTACTTTAGGTAGTAATTCTCTAATCTCTGCTATATTCAGGTACGATGGCCTAAAATCATAGCCCCATTGAGAGATACAATGCGCCTCATCTATTGCTATTAGACTTACATTCATTTGCTTGATACGCTCTATAGCCAAGTCTGATGTCAAGCGTTCAGGCGATAAATATAAAAACTGTACTCCTCCGTGAATGCAATTGTCCAACACTCGATCCATTTCGGCTATGTTCATCCCCGAATAAATGGCATAAGCTCTAACTCCCCTTTCTTTCAAGTTTTTAACTTGATCTTTCATCAATGCAATAAGGGGAGAAACCACTATACAAATCCCTTCTAA
It includes:
- a CDS encoding LytTR family DNA-binding domain-containing protein, translating into MNALIVDDEKQARETLLQIIRLCCTNITICREANSVLDAIIEIEKERPDILFLDINLGSNNGFEILQYFEKEPLNVVFVTGHNDYLLKALRASAVDFLLKPVKGSELMAAVQKVEQKRSEQQRYQYIDTLLSNLQDEKESIQKLTISTADSLYILNVDDIIYCESDKGYTTFYTTDKQKIIVSKIIREYEEILPKKNFMRVHQSFLVNLNHVQRYDKKDKNALITTLNYQVPVSHRLKAKVLGYFDNIGN
- a CDS encoding ATP-dependent DNA helicase RecQ, whose amino-acid sequence is MTPQEVLKKYWGYDDFRPLQLDIVQSVLDGNDTLALLPTGGGKSICFQVPALCLEGICIVVSPLIALMKDQVKNLKERGVRAYAIYSGMNIAEMDRVLDNCIHGGVQFLYLSPERLTSDLAIERIKQMNVSLIAIDEAHCISQWGYDFRPSYLNIAEIRELLPKVPLIALTATATAPVVKDIQEKLVFSKGAKVFQKSFTRENLSYIVLYEENKRRKMLDILKRIAGAGIVYVQNRRETQEVAYFLKKNGISAEYYHAGRNGDTREKVQEDWINNKTRIIVATNAFGMGIDKPDVRVVIHLTLPDSLEAYFQEAGRAGRDEQRAYGILLYNQSDRIKQERYFKQAYPSVKEIRRVYQALGSYYQLAVGAGLGQTFDLDVPDFAKTFNLNPIETLHALKVLMKEEYLDLTENVFFPSTLRVIVRKEEMYDYMLRNNKLQRLVHIILRSSQGAFNHDVNIKEGQLAHSLKVPHKELIFMLEKLHKDAIIQYKPQKDAPQLTFLVERLPEKELVIDQQRYHFLKERQKKRLESTLYYAETLQCRNQLLLAYFDENGAPKCGHCDVCLGRHDQYVKHHEYYQIKTKLEYLLKKEPTDLHTIVDAFPEDIKEKVLKAIEHLMDNYMIVRTGNNQLRWN